Genomic segment of Glutamicibacter sp. JL.03c:
ACCATGATCACGTAGACAATGGCAATGGCAGCCAGCAGCGCCAGGTAGAGCTGGTTGAAGGACTCGGCCTGTTCGGTGGCGGCGCCACCGATTTCGGCGCTCGCGCCCTCTGGGAGGTCAACGGACTCCAGGGTCTTGGTGACCTCGGAGGAAACCTTGCCCAGCATGTTCTCTTCCGGTGTCAGCGTCACCGTTGCGATCCGTTCGCCATTAGAGGTCGTGACCTGCTGAACGACCTTGGCGCGGTCGACCTTGGCCAAGTCCTGCAGTTCCTGGACACCGGCAGCCGTTGGAATCTTCAGCTCGCGCAGCTTCTGCAAGCTATCGAGCTTCAGCCCCTCGCCGATCTGCACGGTCAGATCCGTGTAGTCCAGGCGCAGCGTGCCCGCCGGAACCGGGGAGACCTGGCCAGCCACCATCCCGGCCAGCTGGGTTTCGGTCAGCCCGGCCGCGGCGGCCTTGTCCGCATCGATATCGATGGAGACCTGTTCGCGTTCTGCCGAGAGGTTATCGGTGATCCCGGTGATGTGCGCAGTGTCCTTCAAGGACTCGCGCATCTTCTGCGTGGCATCGCGAAGGATCGCCTCATCAGGAGCCTTGATCTCGATGGTGACATCGCTGGAAGTCATGGCCGAGGAGTTCGAGCCGAAGGTGACGGCCATGTCCTTGGACAGATCCAGGCCCTGCACCTGCTCGCGCACCGAATTGGCCAGCTCTTCCTGATCCGCATCAGGATTGGTGATGGCGGTGAAGCTGGCGGTATCCGAGCCCGAGGCGAACATGGCCGCCATGCCGCTGGCGGTGCCCACCGTCATCTGCACGTCTTGGATACCGTCGATATCGCGCAGCTTCTCTTCGATCTTGCCCGCTTCGGCCACGGTGGTATCCAAGGCGGTGCCCGAAGGCATTTTCGCGGTCACGGTGATCGAGTTCTCGCCGGTGGAACCCAGCAGGTTGGTGTTGAGCAGCGGGGTCATTGCCACCGTGCCGGCAAGGATGAGCACTGAGGCGAGCAGGGTGATCACCGGATGCTTCTGGGTGGACTTGAGCACCGGCAGGTAGGTGCGCTGCATCCAGGACTTGTCCTCGGCAACGTGGACGGTTCGCGCTTTGTCGCTGCCCGGGCGGTGCGGCAGGAACCAGTAGGCGAGCACCGGAACGATGGTGAGCGAGACCAGCAGGGAAGCAAGCAGGGCAATGGTCATGGTCAGCGCGAACGGGCTGAACAGCTCGCCGGCCATGCCGCCCACCATGGCGATGGGCAGGAAGACCGCGACGGTGGTCAGGGTCGCGGCGGTAATAGCTCCGGCGACCTCCCGCACTGCCAGGAGGATGGATTGCGCCTTGGACTCGCCAAAGGCCAGATGCCGCTTGATGTTCTCGATGACCACGATCGAGTCATCGACCACGCGGCCAATGGAGATGGTCAAGGCCCCGAGGGTCAGCATGTTCAACGTGTAGCCGAAGACATTCATGCCGATGAAGGTGGCCATCAGGGAGAGCGGGATCGAGATGGCGGTGACCAGCGTGGAGCGCACCGAGAAGAGGAAGACCAGGATGATGATGACCGCGAAGCCCAAGCCGAGCGCGCCTTCGACCGCCAGGTGGCTGATCGAGTCCTCGATGAATGGCGCCTGGTCGAAGATCGTGGTCATGGTGGCCTTGTGGCCCAATTCGGACTCGAGGTCGGCAACCATGGCCGCCACGG
This window contains:
- a CDS encoding efflux RND transporter permease subunit gives rise to the protein MHRLAILSLKNRALIALVTIFAAVFGVISMGSLKQELIPSLEFPQISVMATQAGASPEVIDEQVAAPLETALQAVEGLESSSATSQAGFTRIALTFEYGTDMDRARAQVERAISNAKQQLPDDVEPTALAGSIADLPVLMLAVSSDESLEALNDDVERIALPKLQKIDGVREASVSGGASQHIAVIPKNDEMTRAGLSVNDLKDGIENAGSPIPVGTMDADGLELPVIAGSTPDSLDAIKDIPLVTDNGPALLKDVADVSVKADEATSVTRTNGEETLSISVTKTPDGDTVAISHAVAAMVADLESELGHKATMTTIFDQAPFIEDSISHLAVEGALGLGFAVIIILVFLFSVRSTLVTAISIPLSLMATFIGMNVFGYTLNMLTLGALTISIGRVVDDSIVVIENIKRHLAFGESKAQSILLAVREVAGAITAATLTTVAVFLPIAMVGGMAGELFSPFALTMTIALLASLLVSLTIVPVLAYWFLPHRPGSDKARTVHVAEDKSWMQRTYLPVLKSTQKHPVITLLASVLILAGTVAMTPLLNTNLLGSTGENSITVTAKMPSGTALDTTVAEAGKIEEKLRDIDGIQDVQMTVGTASGMAAMFASGSDTASFTAITNPDADQEELANSVREQVQGLDLSKDMAVTFGSNSSAMTSSDVTIEIKAPDEAILRDATQKMRESLKDTAHITGITDNLSAEREQVSIDIDADKAAAAGLTETQLAGMVAGQVSPVPAGTLRLDYTDLTVQIGEGLKLDSLQKLRELKIPTAAGVQELQDLAKVDRAKVVQQVTTSNGERIATVTLTPEENMLGKVSSEVTKTLESVDLPEGASAEIGGAATEQAESFNQLYLALLAAIAIVYVIMVATFKSLVQPLVLLVSIPFAATGAIGLLLISGIPLGLPSLIGMLMLVGIVVTNAIVLIDLINQYRVATPEREAMSLDDAIMQGARQRLRPILMTALATIFALIPMGLGLTGQSGFISQPLAVVVIGGLVSSTLLTLILVPVLYRLVESRKEKRALRRANRKHSAQRDTDAAELAVAMDSASAKITATANDPASKSDASKVQESTRPEPAPNGKPGAQVVHPLTGQIPATRKERRAIEEMINKPAKDSSEES